One genomic window of Leptospira saintgironsiae includes the following:
- a CDS encoding DNA alkylation repair protein, with protein MPKSPTAAPKKILGGENSKAEDIIREVRKLADPKAVEILSRFFKTGKGQYGEGDLFLGIKVPPLRKISKLYKGLPLSELQKIVKSKYHEERLLGFFILCEKFQKTPEEGRKELHLFYLKNLKYVNNWDIVDLSSRELIGDYLIDKKRDILYKLVKSSNLWERRVAIISTYAFIRKGDFKDTLKISENLLMDKEDLIHKAVGWMLREVGNRSLKPETDFLDKHAHKMPRTMLRYAIEKFPTKLKSKYMKAGKE; from the coding sequence ATGCCCAAATCCCCAACAGCTGCCCCAAAAAAAATATTAGGGGGCGAAAATTCAAAGGCGGAAGATATCATCCGAGAAGTCCGAAAACTCGCCGATCCAAAAGCGGTCGAAATACTCTCTCGATTTTTCAAAACAGGAAAGGGACAATACGGAGAAGGTGATCTATTCTTAGGAATAAAGGTCCCACCTCTTCGAAAAATTTCTAAATTATACAAAGGACTTCCATTATCCGAACTTCAGAAAATCGTAAAATCAAAGTATCATGAAGAAAGACTTTTAGGTTTTTTTATACTATGTGAGAAGTTCCAAAAAACTCCAGAAGAAGGTCGCAAAGAACTTCATCTATTCTATTTAAAAAATTTAAAATATGTGAATAATTGGGACATTGTGGATCTAAGTTCCAGAGAATTGATCGGAGATTATCTTATAGATAAGAAAAGAGACATCCTGTACAAGCTTGTTAAATCGAGTAATCTATGGGAAAGAAGGGTCGCGATCATCTCCACTTATGCGTTTATCCGCAAAGGAGACTTTAAAGATACCTTAAAGATCTCTGAAAACCTCTTAATGGATAAAGAAGATCTTATTCATAAGGCAGTGGGTTGGATGTTAAGGGAAGTTGGGAACAGAAGCCTAAAACCTGAGACGGATTTTTTAGATAAACATGCACATAAGATGCCCAGGACAATGCTTAGATACGCGATTGAAAAGTTCCCAACTAAGTTAAAGTCGAAATATATGAAGGCTGGCAAGGAATAA
- a CDS encoding jacalin-like lectin — protein MKIEQSRKVLALLVGILLFLLNCNGEKAINTESLLGLVQKTSQTKIGTNYSDLAVIDTVNGTGSFSLLTYNVAGLLEPFSSSNPSENTPYMGPLMTPFDLIQVQEDFNYHASLYANDSHPYRSATSGGMGIGDGLNTLSYFPFSDFQRVDWDACNGTDCLTPKGFTLARHKVAPGVFLDVYNFHTNASTEDADLAARRSNVLQILNFIESNSAGNAVIVMGDTNTRYTRSGDNIREFINHGFTDVWIQLIRGGSYPTQGGDALTDCEGHRTSAGCEVVDKIFYRGNSYISLSPSSYLMEDARFVHPVTGVPLSDHYAVSSTFNYSLLQNLLYSDTFGGPHGTAFNDANSLPSSPSALKLSLRSGSRVDAVSLQLTNGTVLSHGGTGGSLQTLTLGTTEYLDQVKLCSGVKSSHTRIFYAQFRTSLGRFLTGGSTTSTCTTYSAPNGWGIVGFHGRSGDEIDKLGVIFAPVQ, from the coding sequence ATGAAAATCGAACAAAGCAGAAAGGTACTCGCCCTTTTGGTGGGAATTTTATTATTCCTGCTCAATTGTAACGGGGAGAAGGCAATAAACACGGAAAGTTTGCTGGGATTGGTCCAGAAAACGAGCCAAACGAAAATTGGAACCAATTATTCTGACCTTGCAGTTATTGATACTGTAAACGGAACGGGATCATTCTCTTTACTCACCTATAATGTTGCCGGATTGCTAGAGCCTTTTTCCAGCTCAAATCCAAGTGAGAATACACCTTATATGGGGCCTTTGATGACTCCATTCGATCTGATCCAAGTTCAGGAAGATTTTAATTACCATGCAAGTTTGTATGCAAATGATTCGCATCCGTATCGATCCGCAACAAGTGGAGGAATGGGGATAGGAGATGGTCTAAATACTCTCTCTTATTTTCCATTCTCGGATTTCCAAAGAGTGGATTGGGATGCTTGTAACGGAACGGATTGTTTAACACCTAAAGGATTTACTTTAGCAAGGCATAAGGTAGCCCCTGGAGTATTTCTGGATGTGTATAATTTTCATACGAATGCAAGCACAGAAGATGCGGACCTTGCTGCAAGAAGATCGAATGTATTACAAATTCTGAATTTTATAGAATCCAATTCTGCAGGAAATGCAGTTATTGTGATGGGAGATACGAATACAAGATATACCAGATCCGGAGATAATATTCGAGAATTTATCAATCATGGATTTACAGATGTTTGGATCCAGTTGATTCGAGGAGGATCTTATCCTACACAAGGTGGAGATGCATTGACGGACTGCGAAGGTCATAGAACAAGTGCAGGCTGTGAGGTAGTGGATAAAATATTCTACCGTGGAAATTCCTATATTTCCTTATCTCCAAGTTCATATTTGATGGAAGACGCAAGATTTGTTCATCCAGTGACTGGTGTTCCTCTTTCAGATCATTATGCTGTTTCTTCTACATTCAATTATTCTCTTTTACAGAATCTGCTGTATAGTGATACATTTGGTGGACCACATGGGACTGCGTTCAATGACGCAAATTCTCTACCTTCTTCTCCATCTGCGTTAAAATTAAGTTTAAGATCCGGATCTAGAGTGGATGCAGTTTCTTTACAATTAACGAATGGAACTGTATTAAGCCATGGAGGAACAGGGGGAAGTTTACAAACTTTGACTTTAGGAACGACAGAGTACTTAGACCAAGTAAAACTTTGCAGTGGCGTAAAAAGTAGTCATACTCGGATTTTTTATGCACAATTTCGGACAAGCCTTGGAAGATTTCTCACAGGAGGATCTACAACATCAACCTGCACTACATACTCAGCTCCTAATGGCTGGGGAATCGTAGGTTTTCATGGAAGAAGCGGAGATGAAATTGATAAACTAGGTGTGATCTTTGCTCCGGTTCAGTAA
- a CDS encoding LLM class flavin-dependent oxidoreductase: MSSIEIRSEDPKVEMAWFCDLCNGDYEYLGVPDPKLRSSFEHCAEIIRLADELGYQNILLPSSYQVGQDTLTFAAAASQFTKNISLLTAVRCGEIHPPMLARTISTLDHMLKGRLNINIISSDLPGTIRDSKERYQISKEVIEILKQSWTKDEIDFQGEFYKIKLSSDPSKSYQTNGGPLLYFGGISEDARQLCAEYCDVFLMWPETEERLADTMKDLSRRAKLAGRKIDFGLRIHVIVRDTEEEAKDAASRLLSKLDLQKAEELKHRALDSNSAGVKRQDELRKNAGSDLFIEPNIWSGIGLARSGCGSAIVGTPEQVLEKIHRYINMGIRAFILSGYPLMDECKIFAEKVLPHIQTVSLPKAQGRIPDREPVTPLTSGERK; encoded by the coding sequence ATGAGTTCTATTGAAATTCGTTCGGAAGATCCTAAGGTGGAGATGGCATGGTTTTGTGATCTCTGTAACGGAGACTACGAATATCTGGGAGTTCCTGACCCAAAACTAAGATCCAGTTTCGAACATTGTGCAGAAATTATCCGACTTGCGGATGAGCTGGGTTATCAGAATATTCTTCTTCCTTCTTCTTACCAAGTTGGACAGGACACTTTGACATTCGCTGCCGCGGCTTCTCAATTTACTAAAAATATTTCCTTACTCACTGCAGTTCGTTGTGGAGAAATACATCCTCCTATGCTTGCAAGGACTATCTCTACATTAGATCACATGTTAAAAGGAAGATTGAATATTAATATTATATCATCTGATCTTCCTGGAACGATCCGAGATTCGAAAGAAAGATATCAGATCTCTAAAGAAGTTATCGAAATATTAAAACAATCTTGGACCAAAGATGAGATCGATTTCCAGGGAGAATTTTATAAGATAAAATTGAGTTCGGATCCTTCTAAATCTTATCAAACTAACGGAGGACCATTATTATACTTCGGGGGAATTTCAGAAGACGCAAGACAACTCTGTGCAGAATACTGCGATGTTTTTTTGATGTGGCCCGAAACTGAAGAAAGATTAGCCGACACTATGAAAGATCTAAGTAGAAGAGCGAAGCTTGCTGGAAGAAAAATAGATTTTGGTTTAAGAATACATGTAATCGTAAGAGATACGGAAGAAGAAGCTAAAGATGCCGCTTCTAGATTATTATCTAAACTGGATCTACAAAAAGCAGAAGAACTTAAGCACAGAGCCTTGGACTCAAATTCGGCAGGAGTCAAGAGACAGGACGAACTCAGGAAAAATGCAGGATCTGATCTATTCATAGAACCTAATATTTGGTCTGGGATTGGTCTTGCCAGATCTGGTTGTGGTTCTGCGATCGTAGGAACCCCAGAACAAGTATTAGAAAAAATTCATAGATATATAAACATGGGAATTCGAGCATTTATACTCTCCGGATATCCTTTGATGGACGAATGTAAAATATTCGCAGAAAAAGTTTTACCTCATATCCAAACAGTTTCTTTGCCTAAGGCCCAAGGAAGAATTCCTGATCGAGAGCCTGTGACTCCTTTAACTAGTGGAGAAAGAAAATGA
- a CDS encoding rhodanese-related sulfurtransferase yields the protein MKHKPLHNIYSKDILRKKIEAEDFQRTTISFYKYVILENPDLLRNELYREWESLGVLGRIYIAREGINAQLSVPEFNFQKFRDSIDARKEFKDVPFKIAVEQNSYSFLKLDIRVRNKIVADGLADDTFDVTNVGTHLNAEEFNKKLESSETIVVDVRNHYESEIGHFEGALLPQADTFREELPLIIDLLQDKKDKEIVMYCTGGIRCEKASAYLKHHGFQNVYQLHGGIISYASEIKEKGLDSKFKGKNFVFDARLQETVGEEILSECHQCDQKSARHINCANPACHILFIQCLSCAEKFDNCCSVECQKIAALPVEEQKKLRKGKAASNQHFSKSKIRPKVFELYKGK from the coding sequence ATGAAACATAAACCTCTTCATAATATTTATAGTAAGGATATTCTTAGAAAGAAGATTGAGGCAGAGGATTTCCAGCGTACTACTATTTCCTTTTATAAATATGTGATTTTAGAGAATCCCGACCTTCTCCGTAACGAACTATATAGAGAATGGGAATCCTTAGGAGTCCTCGGAAGGATTTATATAGCAAGAGAAGGGATTAACGCTCAATTATCAGTGCCTGAATTTAATTTTCAGAAGTTCAGAGATTCTATAGATGCAAGAAAAGAATTCAAAGATGTTCCATTCAAGATTGCAGTGGAACAAAATTCTTATTCATTCTTAAAATTGGACATCCGAGTTCGCAATAAGATCGTAGCGGATGGTCTTGCAGATGATACTTTCGATGTGACCAATGTAGGGACTCATCTAAATGCAGAGGAATTTAATAAAAAATTAGAATCTTCTGAAACTATCGTAGTGGATGTTCGAAATCACTACGAATCTGAGATAGGACATTTCGAAGGAGCGCTACTTCCTCAAGCTGATACCTTTAGGGAAGAATTACCTTTGATCATAGATCTTCTGCAAGATAAAAAGGATAAAGAAATCGTAATGTATTGCACTGGAGGGATCCGATGTGAGAAAGCTTCTGCTTATCTAAAACATCATGGATTCCAAAATGTGTATCAGCTCCACGGGGGAATTATCTCTTATGCTTCTGAAATTAAGGAGAAGGGACTGGATTCCAAGTTTAAGGGGAAAAATTTCGTGTTTGATGCGAGACTCCAAGAAACTGTGGGAGAAGAGATACTAAGTGAATGCCACCAATGTGATCAAAAATCCGCGAGGCATATCAATTGTGCAAATCCAGCTTGCCATATTCTATTTATCCAATGTTTGTCTTGTGCTGAAAAATTTGATAATTGCTGCTCTGTAGAATGCCAAAAGATCGCTGCCTTGCCTGTGGAAGAACAGAAAAAATTAAGAAAAGGTAAAGCGGCTTCTAACCAACATTTTTCTAAATCCAAGATCAGACCTAAGGTTTTCGAACTTTACAAAGGAAAATAA
- a CDS encoding bile acid:sodium symporter family protein, with protein sequence MQDYDLVRLNFSPGGLFVLNICLGLIMYGVSLELTIADFTNLRKQPKAAIVGLFSQLVLLPALTVGLLYILKPHPGLALGMILVAACPGGNMSNFISLLAKGNVPLSISLTATTTVLAWFFTPFNFFFWGKLYSPAADRLKEISLNPVDVFLSIFLILVLPLILGALTNRFLPKVASSLKKPMRIGSTVLLGIFILIAFIGNWRSFVEFGPVLFWLVLLHNGSALTVGYLASWIAGLAHKERKTISLETGLQNSGLGLILIFTFFQGIGSMALIAAWWGVWHLISGLFLASIWGREKAT encoded by the coding sequence ATGCAAGATTACGATTTAGTCAGATTGAATTTCAGTCCAGGAGGACTTTTTGTCCTGAATATATGTTTGGGACTGATCATGTATGGGGTCTCTTTAGAATTAACAATCGCTGATTTTACAAACTTAAGAAAACAACCTAAAGCAGCAATTGTAGGCTTATTTTCACAATTGGTGCTATTGCCAGCACTCACTGTAGGATTACTTTATATTCTAAAACCTCATCCAGGTTTGGCTCTTGGAATGATCTTAGTGGCAGCCTGTCCTGGCGGAAATATGTCCAATTTTATCAGCCTTCTTGCAAAAGGAAATGTTCCTCTTTCTATTTCCTTAACTGCGACTACGACTGTTCTTGCTTGGTTCTTCACTCCATTTAACTTTTTCTTTTGGGGAAAATTATATTCTCCTGCAGCAGACAGATTAAAAGAGATCAGTTTAAATCCTGTAGATGTATTCCTTTCTATTTTTCTAATATTGGTTTTACCTTTAATTTTAGGAGCACTTACAAATCGTTTTCTACCTAAGGTTGCTTCTTCTTTGAAAAAGCCGATGAGAATTGGATCCACAGTCCTGTTAGGTATTTTTATATTAATCGCATTTATTGGTAACTGGCGATCCTTCGTAGAGTTTGGACCTGTTTTGTTTTGGTTAGTACTTCTTCATAACGGATCTGCTTTGACAGTGGGATATCTTGCCTCTTGGATCGCAGGTCTTGCCCATAAAGAAAGAAAAACAATCTCTTTAGAAACGGGACTACAAAACTCTGGGCTCGGACTCATCCTAATTTTTACATTCTTCCAAGGAATAGGATCCATGGCCCTAATCGCAGCTTGGTGGGGAGTATGGCATTTGATTAGTGGGCTCTTCTTGGCTTCTATCTGGGGAAGAGAAAAAGCAACCTAA
- a CDS encoding DEAD/DEAH box helicase codes for MKPKKTFQELGLSEDVLNAVSDLGFTEPSSIQSEAIPLILTGRDVIGHSRTGTGKTAAFAIPSLEILEEGEKSPQVLVLCPTRELVVQVAEEYRKLGKYKEDFEVAAIYGGDDITKQFKALKRKPQVIVGTPGRTMDHMDRKTLVLGGIKMVILDEADEMLDMGFLEDMEIILAKVPEERQTILFSATLSAKVMGITKKFQDSPKIVDVTGGKADRPKIQQIYFEMREGLKPEALIRLLEFHTPKASLVFCNTKVRVDETVEFLKSKGIFSEGLHGDLSQNQRNKVMSGFRSGLVTVLVATDVAGRGIDVSDVEAVVNYDIPRDSEDYVHRIGRTGRAGRKGLALSFVSNKDFKTLRKIREDHEFEMELGKVPDISELTEKKFLEYSHIVKEVAEEGDVSEYSKLVKKLTTEGVPAERLAAALFKLALAEKSEKFDSNARFDQDQRGFREKEGSSRNDRDRRFGGKQKGKRDHKDKNRNSNQYRGGGGSGGGRKGSGSGSGGPSRKKGKR; via the coding sequence TTGAAACCCAAAAAAACATTCCAAGAACTCGGACTATCCGAGGACGTCTTAAACGCAGTATCCGATCTCGGATTTACTGAACCTTCTTCCATTCAATCCGAAGCTATTCCACTCATTCTTACTGGGAGAGACGTAATCGGCCATTCCCGTACTGGAACAGGTAAAACTGCTGCATTTGCAATTCCAAGTTTAGAAATATTGGAAGAAGGAGAAAAATCTCCACAAGTATTAGTACTCTGCCCTACCAGAGAATTGGTAGTCCAAGTCGCAGAAGAATATAGAAAATTAGGAAAATATAAAGAAGATTTCGAAGTAGCTGCAATCTATGGTGGAGATGATATCACCAAACAATTCAAGGCATTAAAAAGAAAACCACAAGTGATCGTAGGAACTCCAGGAAGGACCATGGATCATATGGACAGAAAGACCTTGGTTCTGGGCGGGATCAAAATGGTCATCCTGGACGAAGCAGACGAAATGTTGGACATGGGATTTTTAGAGGATATGGAAATCATCCTCGCAAAAGTTCCAGAAGAAAGACAAACAATCCTATTCTCTGCTACTCTTTCTGCAAAGGTGATGGGAATTACTAAAAAATTCCAAGATTCTCCAAAGATCGTAGATGTAACAGGTGGAAAAGCAGACAGACCGAAGATCCAGCAGATCTATTTTGAAATGAGAGAAGGCCTTAAGCCTGAGGCATTAATCCGCCTATTAGAGTTTCATACCCCAAAAGCTTCATTAGTATTTTGTAATACTAAAGTCAGAGTTGACGAAACAGTCGAATTTTTAAAGTCCAAAGGAATATTCTCCGAAGGATTACACGGAGATCTTTCCCAAAACCAAAGAAACAAGGTAATGTCCGGATTCCGTTCTGGGCTTGTTACAGTTCTTGTCGCAACTGACGTAGCGGGAAGAGGAATTGATGTAAGCGATGTAGAAGCTGTAGTCAATTACGATATTCCTAGAGATTCTGAAGACTATGTTCACCGTATCGGTAGAACAGGAAGAGCAGGAAGAAAAGGGCTCGCACTTAGTTTTGTTTCTAATAAAGACTTCAAAACATTACGCAAGATCAGAGAAGACCACGAATTCGAAATGGAACTTGGAAAAGTCCCTGATATTTCAGAACTCACAGAAAAGAAATTTTTGGAATATTCTCATATAGTTAAAGAAGTCGCAGAAGAAGGGGATGTTTCCGAATATTCCAAACTTGTAAAGAAGCTCACCACAGAAGGGGTCCCTGCAGAACGTTTAGCTGCGGCACTTTTCAAATTAGCTCTCGCAGAGAAGTCAGAAAAATTCGACTCGAACGCTCGTTTTGACCAAGACCAAAGAGGCTTCAGAGAAAAAGAAGGTTCTTCCCGTAATGACCGTGATAGACGTTTTGGTGGAAAACAAAAAGGAAAACGGGATCATAAGGATAAAAACCGAAACTCAAATCAATACCGTGGTGGCGGCGGTAGCG
- a CDS encoding aldo/keto reductase yields the protein MKISLSKEGPNFSRLVYGCWRLHSDPKGSGIDRILEKIDVCLESGIDTFDHADLYGEYGNEEKFGAVVKSKPGLKDKIKIVTKAGIQLPGPNRSGISVKHYDTSSKYLTSSAESSLKKLNVDKIDLLLIHRPDPLMNADEIAKAFKSLKESGKVLYFGVSNFTPSQFSLLQSRLDFPLVTNQVEFHPFYPDPLTNGVFDQAQELSIKPMIWSPTAGGRIFQPKTEQETVLYKTLEELAKKKGTTIDAVLFSWYLFHPAQLVPVLGTNEPDRIRSATKSFQVELEREEWFQILEAGTGKKVP from the coding sequence ATGAAAATTTCACTTTCTAAAGAAGGTCCAAATTTTTCCAGATTGGTTTACGGTTGTTGGAGATTACATTCAGATCCAAAAGGCTCGGGCATTGATCGGATCTTAGAAAAGATAGATGTTTGTCTGGAGTCTGGAATAGATACATTCGATCATGCGGATCTATACGGAGAATACGGAAATGAGGAGAAATTCGGCGCAGTCGTAAAATCTAAACCTGGCCTAAAAGATAAGATCAAGATAGTCACTAAGGCTGGGATTCAGCTTCCAGGACCAAATCGCTCAGGAATTTCGGTCAAACATTATGATACATCTAGCAAATATCTAACTAGTTCCGCCGAAAGTTCATTAAAAAAACTAAATGTAGATAAAATAGATCTACTCTTGATCCATAGACCTGATCCACTTATGAATGCGGACGAGATCGCGAAAGCCTTCAAATCCCTCAAAGAAAGTGGCAAGGTTCTATATTTTGGAGTTTCAAATTTTACTCCTTCTCAATTTTCACTTTTGCAGTCCAGATTGGATTTTCCTTTGGTAACAAACCAAGTGGAGTTCCATCCATTTTATCCTGATCCTCTCACAAATGGAGTGTTTGACCAGGCCCAAGAATTAAGTATCAAACCTATGATTTGGTCTCCAACTGCCGGCGGCAGAATCTTCCAACCTAAAACGGAACAAGAAACTGTTTTATATAAAACATTAGAGGAGTTGGCAAAGAAGAAGGGCACAACTATCGATGCGGTATTATTCTCCTGGTATCTATTTCATCCTGCACAATTGGTCCCAGTTTTAGGGACGAATGAACCTGATCGTATCCGATCTGCTACGAAATCTTTTCAAGTTGAGTTAGAAAGAGAAGAATGGTTTCAGATTTTAGAAGCTGGAACAGGTAAAAAAGTCCCTTAA
- a CDS encoding TauD/TfdA family dioxygenase, which translates to MKTNTISRSGKSAIKKVSANKTKPKGVGRVERSFFPGKELPRIYGPGDTNALESGFLPAWVSKNKKSIEADLLEYGAILFRGFQISSAQEFEDVALSLDKNLKTDYLGTSPRNKVTQFVHTASELPPHYPIMQHAEMSFLDKPPRKLMFFCAVAPNAHGETPIADLRKIYEDLDPDLIKKFESKGVKYIRKYDGPNASRYNLWKTKRWDEMFSTKEKKQVEKIAAQQRFQVEWLPEDGLKLTNKQVAVRKHPIAKTKAWHNHSQVFHQDAARLEYAKILKQQGTIRSLILAGVLYVLTFLKKKLVEPKDQDTNVIFGDDSVISVSEMSKVSQTFWKHLSIFSWQKGDVLLIDNYSISHGRLPFSGPREILVTWTD; encoded by the coding sequence ATGAAAACAAATACAATTTCCCGATCTGGCAAATCTGCAATTAAGAAAGTTTCCGCTAACAAAACTAAGCCGAAAGGTGTAGGTCGTGTTGAAAGATCTTTTTTCCCAGGCAAGGAACTTCCTAGAATTTACGGTCCTGGTGATACGAACGCTTTAGAATCTGGATTTTTACCTGCGTGGGTCTCTAAAAATAAAAAATCGATCGAAGCAGATCTATTGGAATACGGTGCAATCCTATTCAGAGGATTTCAAATTTCTTCTGCACAAGAATTCGAAGACGTTGCTCTTAGCTTGGATAAAAATTTGAAAACTGACTATCTGGGAACTTCTCCCAGAAATAAAGTTACTCAGTTTGTCCATACTGCGAGTGAACTTCCCCCTCATTATCCTATCATGCAACATGCTGAGATGAGTTTTTTGGACAAACCTCCTCGCAAACTGATGTTTTTCTGTGCGGTTGCCCCTAATGCACATGGCGAAACTCCAATCGCGGACCTACGGAAAATATACGAGGATCTAGATCCGGACCTAATAAAAAAATTTGAATCTAAGGGCGTGAAATATATCCGCAAATACGACGGACCAAATGCTTCTCGTTATAATCTTTGGAAGACAAAACGTTGGGATGAGATGTTCTCCACTAAGGAAAAAAAACAAGTGGAGAAGATAGCAGCACAGCAAAGATTCCAAGTGGAATGGCTGCCTGAAGACGGATTAAAACTCACTAATAAACAGGTTGCTGTTCGTAAACACCCAATCGCCAAAACAAAGGCATGGCATAATCATAGCCAGGTATTCCACCAAGACGCAGCCAGATTAGAATATGCAAAAATTCTAAAACAACAAGGAACTATCCGAAGCCTGATCTTAGCAGGAGTTCTATACGTTCTTACATTCTTAAAGAAGAAGTTAGTAGAACCTAAAGATCAGGACACAAATGTGATTTTCGGAGATGATTCAGTGATCAGCGTTTCAGAAATGAGCAAGGTCAGCCAGACATTCTGGAAACATTTGTCCATATTCTCCTGGCAAAAAGGGGACGTTCTTTTGATAGACAATTATTCCATTTCTCACGGAAGATTACCATTCTCCGGACCAAGGGAAATTTTAGTCACCTGGACGGACTAA
- a CDS encoding DUF4349 domain-containing protein, with protein sequence MFRFLTSILIVSFLFVCKAENSQKQSEDLSDGRSRSAAAPMPSSADEQPMQEAEKKLAGKAGEREEAPEDQIKTFATPKIGNLKIGRLLEYKVDLNFETKDFIAARKFLLELSGKYGFVQSESLQNWGGDTEPSMTAVIHVKSSDLYQVLMELEKIGTLTSENIQVEDHTENYTLEQIHAKREKIRIARRTDLGVRSTPKNAAEIEELIGQSEDSADSAEFEKWKIMDRVNWAKISIHMYGPKKPKVVEVPSFGDAFIDLASLGLKLILSLIYIIPLALIAAGIFYLVKFARNKWFK encoded by the coding sequence ATGTTTCGCTTTCTAACTTCAATCTTAATCGTATCTTTTCTTTTCGTCTGTAAGGCCGAAAATTCTCAAAAACAATCTGAAGATCTTTCAGACGGACGCTCTAGGTCTGCAGCGGCACCAATGCCTTCTTCTGCGGATGAACAACCGATGCAAGAGGCCGAGAAAAAATTGGCTGGAAAGGCAGGTGAAAGGGAAGAAGCTCCAGAGGATCAGATCAAAACCTTTGCTACTCCTAAAATCGGAAACCTAAAGATAGGCCGCCTCTTAGAATATAAGGTAGATCTAAATTTCGAGACCAAAGATTTTATCGCTGCTCGAAAATTCCTATTAGAACTTTCAGGAAAGTATGGATTCGTTCAGAGTGAAAGTTTGCAGAATTGGGGAGGAGACACTGAGCCAAGTATGACTGCTGTCATTCATGTAAAGTCCTCCGATCTATATCAGGTTTTAATGGAATTGGAAAAGATCGGAACTCTTACTTCTGAAAATATCCAAGTAGAAGATCATACTGAAAATTATACATTAGAACAAATCCATGCAAAAAGAGAGAAGATCAGGATTGCAAGAAGAACAGATCTTGGTGTTAGATCCACTCCTAAAAATGCCGCTGAAATTGAAGAACTTATCGGACAATCTGAAGATTCTGCTGACTCTGCCGAATTCGAAAAATGGAAAATTATGGATAGGGTCAATTGGGCAAAGATCAGCATTCATATGTATGGTCCTAAAAAACCAAAAGTTGTAGAAGTCCCAAGTTTTGGAGATGCATTTATTGATTTGGCAAGTCTCGGATTAAAACTGATACTATCTTTGATCTATATAATTCCTTTAGCATTGATTGCCGCAGGGATTTTTTATCTTGTCAAGTTTGCCAGAAATAAATGGTTCAAATAA
- the ygiD gene encoding 4,5-DOPA dioxygenase extradiol, whose protein sequence is MQKLPVFFVGHGSPMNALGPNPLADTWAESAKDFPEPKAILSISAHWFTKGTYVTSNQSPPTIHDFYGFPQELFDVQYSAPGDPKLAEELSKSKDAQVIQDDSWGLDHGTWSVLRNMYPKANIPVVQLSLDATKSGEWHYEFAKSLSKLREQGVLVLGSGDLVHNLRLYDWKNQDKAHDWALDANETFKDLIQKRDWKSLANYQKLGTAVQIAVPTPEHYFPMLYALALAEEKEEISFYNDIIQSSVSLTSMKIS, encoded by the coding sequence ATGCAGAAGTTACCGGTATTTTTTGTAGGCCATGGAAGTCCAATGAACGCTCTCGGACCAAATCCGTTAGCCGACACATGGGCGGAATCCGCGAAAGATTTTCCGGAACCTAAAGCAATTTTGAGTATTTCTGCACATTGGTTTACTAAAGGTACATATGTAACTTCAAACCAATCTCCTCCTACTATTCATGATTTTTACGGATTTCCACAGGAATTATTCGATGTACAATATTCCGCGCCCGGAGATCCAAAACTTGCGGAAGAACTTTCTAAATCCAAAGATGCACAAGTGATCCAAGACGATTCTTGGGGATTGGATCATGGGACGTGGAGTGTCCTTAGGAACATGTATCCTAAGGCAAATATTCCAGTAGTTCAATTGAGTTTAGATGCCACTAAATCTGGAGAATGGCATTACGAATTTGCAAAGTCTTTGTCTAAACTTCGAGAACAAGGTGTGCTTGTTTTGGGTAGTGGGGATTTAGTTCATAACTTACGTCTTTATGATTGGAAAAATCAAGACAAGGCACATGACTGGGCCTTGGATGCGAATGAAACATTCAAGGATCTGATCCAAAAAAGAGATTGGAAGAGCTTGGCAAATTATCAGAAATTAGGGACTGCAGTGCAGATCGCAGTCCCAACTCCTGAACATTATTTTCCTATGTTATATGCTTTGGCATTGGCTGAAGAGAAGGAAGAAATCAGCTTTTATAATGATATCATCCAAAGTTCAGTATCTCTGACTAGCATGAAGATCAGTTAG